From Peptostreptococcaceae bacterium:
CTCAAACGAGAAGTCTACATTCCTGAATTCCATTATCTTTTCTTCTATAGGATCTACGGCCATTTCATTTACATCTCCGTCCACCTCATAATTACTGCTCAGCAACTTTCGGCCTTCCTTTACCGTAAGAGGCAATTCATCCGATTCAAGCCTCGCAAAAAGTTCCGTTACAGGAGGCATGAAAGAACAATCGTGCTTCCTTATCCATTTAACATATTCATCCGGTTTTCCGTCAAAATCCAGCTTTCCTTCTTCAAGAAAAACTACGCGGTCGGCATAACTTAGGCATTTTTCGGTTCTTTGCTCCACGAGAACGATAGTAAATCCCAAATCGTCATTGAGTTTTTTGAGTAGATGCATTATCTCGTCCGCCGCCATAGGATCAAGCTGCGAGACCGGCTCGTCAAGAACTAGGAATCTATTGCGAACAGCAAGAGCAGCCGCAATTGCCACCTTCTGCTTTTCGCCACCGGATAACTCATAGGTTTTTTTATCCTTCAAATGCCAAATTCCGAGTAGCGTAAGCACCTCTAGAACCTGTTTTCTCATTGTATTTCTTTCTATGCCCCTGTTTTCCAATGGAAAAGCAACTTCCCTCTCTACCGTTTCCATTACAAGCTGCTTTTCAGGATCTTGAAAAACCATGCCTATATCCATTGTCCCTTCAACTTCCCCTTCGATTATCCCACCGTAAAATTCTGGTGCAAGGCGGGTAATGACCCTTGCTAGCGTCGATTTTCCAGAGCCTGAAGCTCCTGCAACCACAATGAACTCTCCCTCGAATATTTTCAAGCTAAGACTTGAAAGCGCAGGTGTCTCCCTGTTCGGGTAATGATATGTAAGATTGTCTATGCTGAAAACTTCCATTCCGAACACCTCCGCGTTGCTTCAATCAATATTGTCAAACTAAGTCCATGCGCAATCAAATAGAGACTGCTGAAATCGCTTTGCTGCGCCAGCGAAGGGAAATAGCTAAATCCAAGCCACCCCTTAAAAATGCCATAAGCCAGCACACAAGCATACATGCAAAGCGCCGCCAAATGAATGCAG
This genomic window contains:
- a CDS encoding ABC transporter ATP-binding protein — protein: MEVFSIDNLTYHYPNRETPALSSLSLKIFEGEFIVVAGASGSGKSTLARVITRLAPEFYGGIIEGEVEGTMDIGMVFQDPEKQLVMETVEREVAFPLENRGIERNTMRKQVLEVLTLLGIWHLKDKKTYELSGGEKQKVAIAAALAVRNRFLVLDEPVSQLDPMAADEIMHLLKKLNDDLGFTIVLVEQRTEKCLSYADRVVFLEEGKLDFDGKPDEYVKWIRKHDCSFMPPVTELFARLESDELPLTVKEGRKLLSSNYEVDGDVNEMAVDPIEEKIMEFRNVDFSFENGTRALSSVNLDVGKGETLGIIGANGAGKSTALRLMAGLLKPGKGSVAMTGNVGYLSQEPNDYLFNDTVYEELLFTQKNFRKEAHGFIEKILNDLNIESHRDVNPRDLSGGERQRVALASVLAVDPGILLLDEPTRGLNRGYKGRLATYLRSLQKKGKTIILVTHDMEFVADVCDRVVIMFDGEIAQDGPTREILSGGLHFTTDINRLFHGMANPLILEEAADICTKRGHIES